A single window of Deltaproteobacteria bacterium DNA harbors:
- a CDS encoding ABC transporter substrate-binding protein gives MLSAKPGGQTEDARAGEDRPDVDAELAEDDDNDNEPQEAASDGPQHIGEGLDPLCGRARRTFGFLGGVDQKTFQTAESGAQQFDDRVTGAHDDGDPKQSLRGVDSEGQQVGDECLPSMCGHRTSSLFQSLICLSQITARDARLSCVAIFILTSFGAGIDCRQLSVRGGNIGKFISLLAVWIVLTTVSNGVAGAASAPDKVRFPYSPISWNSLPWWMAKDAGHFERNGLDVDMFYEGASSVIVQAMLAGEANFAGIAGPAIVSNVISGGDIIQIAAIVKTFTVPMYAQPQIKDVAQLKGQKVAVSRFGSISDIAARNIFQKFNVTGVTVLQSGGTPESAAMLMSGSVAAAMVPAPQSMMLRDKGFRELVGVKQFREWNIPVVENGVAARRSFIDKNPSIAKRFIRAAFEGIQTIYTNKELTMKTLAKYTKITDEKILEESYRFSVDALSKEGFMPPEAFGALVDQLVGQKQIDEAVSKKTPVTAFFDNRFVVELEKEGFFKKLWE, from the coding sequence ATGCTGAGCGCCAAACCCGGCGGCCAGACCGAAGACGCCCGCGCCGGCGAGGATCGGCCCGACGTTGACGCCGAACTGGCTGAGGATGATGATAATGACAATGAACCACAGGAAGCCGCTAGCGATGGTCCACAGCACATTGGCGAGGGTCTTGATCCGTTGTGCGGCCGCGCCCGGCGCACGTTCGGTTTTCTCGGTGGCGTGGATCAAAAAACTTTCCAGACGGCCGAATCCGGCGCGCAGCAGTTTGATGATCGCGTAACCGGCGCACACGATGACGGCGATCCGAAACAGTCCCTGCGCGGCGTCGACTCCGAGGGTCAGCAAGTTGGCGATGAATGTCTCCCAAGTATGTGCGGACATAGAACGTCCTCCCTTTTTCAATCACTGATATGTTTGTCGCAAATAACGGCGAGAGATGCCAGGCTGTCGTGCGTGGCGATATTTATCTTGACAAGTTTCGGCGCTGGGATAGATTGCCGCCAATTGTCTGTTCGAGGAGGAAACATAGGCAAATTCATCTCACTGCTGGCGGTATGGATCGTCCTGACAACGGTTTCAAATGGTGTCGCCGGAGCTGCGTCGGCGCCGGACAAAGTAAGATTTCCATATTCGCCGATTTCCTGGAACAGTTTGCCTTGGTGGATGGCCAAAGACGCCGGCCATTTTGAGAGAAACGGTTTGGACGTCGATATGTTTTACGAAGGCGCGTCGTCGGTGATCGTCCAAGCGATGCTCGCCGGCGAGGCGAACTTCGCCGGCATCGCCGGGCCGGCGATCGTCTCCAACGTCATCAGCGGCGGCGATATTATTCAGATCGCAGCCATCGTAAAGACTTTCACCGTGCCGATGTACGCGCAGCCGCAAATCAAAGACGTGGCTCAGCTCAAGGGACAAAAGGTCGCGGTCAGCCGCTTCGGCTCGATCTCGGATATCGCGGCGCGAAATATTTTTCAGAAGTTCAACGTGACCGGCGTGACGGTTTTACAGTCGGGCGGCACGCCGGAATCCGCCGCCATGCTGATGTCCGGCTCCGTCGCGGCAGCCATGGTGCCGGCGCCGCAAAGCATGATGCTGCGCGACAAAGGCTTTCGCGAGTTGGTCGGCGTCAAGCAGTTTCGCGAGTGGAATATTCCCGTGGTTGAAAACGGCGTGGCGGCGCGCCGATCCTTCATCGACAAGAATCCCAGCATCGCCAAACGTTTCATCCGCGCCGCTTTCGAAGGGATTCAAACGATCTACACCAACAAGGAATTGACCATGAAGACTTTAGCCAAGTACACCAAAATCACCGACGAGAAAATTTTGGAAGAAAGCTACCGCTTCTCAGTGGACGCGCTCAGCAAAGAAGGCTTCATGCCGCCAGAAGCGTTCGGCGCGCTGGTCGATCAATTGGTCGGGCAAAAGCAGATCGACGAAGCGGTCAGCAAGAAGACGCCGGTGACCGCTTTCTTCGACAATCGTTTCGTCGTTGAGTTGGAGAAGGAAGGGTTTTTTAAAAAGTTGTGGGAGTAG
- a CDS encoding putative toxin-antitoxin system toxin component, PIN family yields MEPQSCCRRASVKIVVDTNVLVSALIRSEGIPARILNVILTRQVQVVLDHRIYAEYQDVLLRPEFGFAPEPVDNLLDFLLQSGERVYTIKTSVALTDPYDGKFLEVASDGSADFLVTGNLKHFPARQRHGVRVVSPREWWGQWSESKS; encoded by the coding sequence ATCGAGCCGCAAAGCTGCTGTCGGAGGGCATCGGTGAAAATCGTAGTGGATACCAATGTGTTGGTGTCCGCTCTCATCCGGTCTGAGGGAATTCCTGCTCGAATCCTCAACGTCATTCTTACCCGTCAAGTCCAAGTCGTTCTCGACCATCGCATCTACGCTGAGTATCAAGACGTGCTGCTACGCCCCGAGTTCGGTTTTGCACCGGAGCCGGTCGATAATCTATTGGATTTTCTTCTTCAATCCGGCGAACGAGTCTATACGATTAAAACATCGGTGGCGTTGACGGACCCCTATGATGGAAAGTTTCTTGAAGTTGCGAGCGATGGATCGGCGGATTTTCTCGTCACCGGAAATCTCAAGCACTTCCCCGCCCGTCAGCGCCACGGTGTTCGTGTCGTCAGCCCGCGCGAATGGTGGGGCCAATGGAGCGAAAGCAAATCGTAA
- a CDS encoding ABC transporter substrate-binding protein yields MNKWRTIWLATFILVAILFTASGQSQELRKVRVGIPTLTLIVASSLVPTERGYFKQEGLDVELVVIRSAPSVLALAAKEIDFLMTGGGGLAGTLRGLPLRVVFTPLRRPTYALYVKPEIRSFNDLDGKRVGISSYGSGPDLLLRDIMKKRMADGGKKVAVLAVGGGGERYIALKTNIVDAAVLSTPFTLNAKQDGYREIYSFITEKEYADIPVATFTRDDSLLSNSALVERFVRAQVKGLLYMRANRERAISSIARALKAKEETIAGGFDEIRPALTDDGTISPDDQRRALEYLMTPAQQKDPPRLDRIYDFALTKKVHQELQTRGWKPE; encoded by the coding sequence ATGAACAAGTGGCGAACAATTTGGCTAGCAACATTCATACTCGTCGCGATACTTTTCACTGCCTCAGGACAATCCCAAGAGCTACGCAAAGTCCGCGTCGGCATCCCGACGCTCACACTGATCGTCGCGTCCTCTCTGGTTCCAACCGAACGCGGCTACTTCAAGCAAGAGGGACTCGACGTCGAACTCGTCGTCATCCGCTCGGCGCCGTCGGTTCTGGCGCTGGCGGCCAAGGAGATCGACTTTCTCATGACCGGCGGCGGCGGCCTCGCCGGCACGCTGCGCGGTTTGCCGTTGCGCGTCGTCTTCACGCCGCTGCGCCGTCCCACGTACGCGCTCTACGTCAAGCCGGAGATTCGTTCCTTTAACGATCTCGACGGCAAACGCGTCGGCATCTCCAGCTATGGCAGCGGCCCCGATCTTTTGCTGCGCGACATCATGAAAAAACGCATGGCGGACGGCGGCAAGAAAGTCGCCGTGCTCGCCGTTGGCGGCGGCGGCGAACGCTACATCGCGCTGAAAACCAATATCGTCGATGCAGCGGTGCTCTCGACGCCGTTCACGCTCAACGCCAAACAAGACGGTTATCGCGAGATCTACTCGTTCATCACGGAAAAAGAATACGCCGACATTCCGGTGGCGACATTCACCCGCGACGACTCGCTACTGAGCAATTCCGCACTGGTTGAAAGATTCGTGCGGGCTCAAGTCAAAGGCTTGCTCTACATGCGCGCCAACCGCGAGCGCGCGATTTCATCCATCGCCCGCGCACTCAAAGCCAAGGAAGAAACCATCGCCGGCGGTTTCGACGAGATCCGTCCTGCCCTCACCGACGACGGCACGATCAGTCCGGACGATCAACGCAGAGCGCTCGAATACCTGATGACACCGGCCCAACAAAAAGATCCGCCGCGCTTAGATCGCATCTACGACTTCGCGCTAACCAAAAAAGTCCACCAAGAACTGCAAACCCGCGGCTGGAAGCCGGAATAG
- a CDS encoding type II toxin-antitoxin system Phd/YefM family antitoxin, with the protein MKFVSSRELRISPGGVWKKLSQEKDLVITSNGRPIGILTLADEDILEDVLATLRGSRAQRAVHSMRHAARDRGLNKLTDKEIQEVIKQGRQSSRKAAVGGHR; encoded by the coding sequence ATGAAATTTGTTTCAAGCCGGGAACTGCGAATTAGTCCAGGGGGTGTTTGGAAGAAACTCAGTCAGGAAAAGGACCTGGTGATCACCTCTAATGGCCGTCCCATTGGGATACTGACGTTGGCCGACGAGGATATTTTGGAGGATGTCCTGGCGACGCTTCGGGGTAGCCGCGCCCAACGCGCTGTGCATAGCATGCGTCATGCAGCGCGAGATCGCGGCCTCAATAAACTCACCGATAAGGAGATTCAAGAGGTTATTAAGCAAGGACGGCAATCGAGCCGCAAAGCTGCTGTCGGAGGGCATCGGTGA
- a CDS encoding TatD family deoxyribonuclease, producing the protein MLIDAHVHLDKYGSLLDEALRQIETERIFTVATAMDVPSYLELQKIGERSELVLPTFGIHPRRAAEYAGCLPELNRYIEMSPAIGEIGLDFHWVRDASTYPAQRKVLEYFIAAAAEQKKFVNLHTKAGEKEILDLLEKYNVRRAIIHWYSGPLDILQAMIDFGCYFTIGVEVHYSDYIKEIAKRIPDRLLLTETDNPGALKWLKKNDEIGMPKAIIEVVQTVAGLRESTAERIEQMVHANFSRLVANDPWLTNCAALLSRTAFADIHHK; encoded by the coding sequence ATGCTCATCGACGCCCACGTCCACTTGGATAAATACGGCAGCCTGCTCGACGAAGCGCTGCGGCAAATCGAAACCGAGCGCATCTTTACCGTCGCCACCGCGATGGATGTGCCGTCCTATCTGGAATTGCAAAAGATCGGCGAACGCTCCGAACTTGTGCTGCCGACCTTCGGCATCCATCCACGACGCGCGGCGGAATACGCCGGCTGCTTGCCGGAACTCAACCGCTACATCGAAATGAGTCCCGCCATCGGCGAGATCGGCCTCGACTTTCACTGGGTGAGAGATGCGTCGACTTACCCGGCGCAAAGAAAAGTGTTGGAATATTTCATCGCGGCAGCCGCTGAGCAGAAAAAGTTCGTCAACCTGCACACCAAAGCCGGCGAAAAAGAAATTCTAGACTTGCTCGAGAAGTACAATGTCCGCCGCGCCATCATCCACTGGTACTCCGGCCCGCTCGACATCTTACAAGCGATGATCGACTTTGGCTGCTACTTCACCATCGGCGTCGAAGTTCATTATTCGGATTACATCAAAGAAATTGCCAAGCGGATTCCCGATCGTCTACTGCTAACCGAGACCGACAACCCCGGCGCGCTTAAGTGGCTGAAGAAAAACGACGAGATCGGAATGCCGAAGGCGATAATCGAAGTCGTCCAAACAGTAGCCGGCTTGCGCGAATCAACGGCGGAGAGAATCGAACAAATGGTTCACGCGAATTTTTCGCGGCTCGTCGCCAACGATCCGTGGCTCACGAACTGTGCTGCGCTGCTGTCACGAACGGCATTCGCTGATATCCATCACAAGTAG
- a CDS encoding MFS transporter, whose amino-acid sequence MSTSESSPLTSPTHPWLKDFILTWLSRFGVFLAHHVTRPLLPLYLISFGASSTVIGAVMAVFTVTATVMRIPIGLFIDRIGRKPFLLYGIAFFAAGKLGYLWAPSIALMLPFRVLHGLGWSGCTTAVSTISADIVPQARRGELMGYAGMASSLASALGPVLGFALYHRFDYSGVFIGASVLLAVSFVFALPVAEPKRAATQPHNAERWIDNIMVKESIDPAIGVVFLSFGHGGILTFLPIHALKLGLSNPGIWFAVYAACILLSRPIAGPISDKVSRRAVIIPGLILNLAGIILLAFSTSSDWLMAAAIVGGLGTGAAQPALMTLAVDQSSTERRGQSLAQFQFFYDLGIGVGSLTLGALLDLVNQSFFIMYSTTAAVALLGLCISWRQK is encoded by the coding sequence ATGTCGACCAGCGAATCATCGCCGCTAACATCTCCAACCCATCCTTGGCTCAAGGATTTCATTCTCACTTGGCTGAGCCGCTTCGGAGTTTTTCTGGCGCATCATGTCACCCGGCCGCTGCTGCCGCTTTATTTGATCAGCTTCGGCGCGTCCTCCACCGTGATCGGCGCGGTGATGGCGGTGTTTACCGTTACCGCGACGGTGATGCGCATTCCCATCGGATTATTTATCGACCGCATCGGCCGCAAACCCTTTTTGCTCTACGGCATCGCGTTTTTCGCAGCGGGCAAGTTGGGCTATCTGTGGGCGCCGTCGATTGCACTAATGCTGCCGTTTCGCGTGCTCCACGGCCTCGGCTGGTCCGGCTGCACCACAGCGGTGTCGACGATCAGTGCCGACATCGTGCCGCAAGCGCGGCGCGGCGAACTGATGGGCTATGCGGGAATGGCGAGCAGCCTCGCCTCGGCGTTGGGACCGGTGCTCGGCTTCGCGCTCTATCATCGATTCGACTATTCCGGCGTGTTCATCGGCGCCAGCGTTCTTCTCGCCGTCAGCTTCGTCTTCGCTCTGCCCGTCGCCGAACCGAAGCGCGCCGCTACGCAGCCGCACAACGCCGAGCGCTGGATCGACAACATCATGGTCAAGGAATCCATCGACCCAGCCATCGGCGTGGTTTTTCTATCCTTCGGCCACGGCGGCATTCTCACTTTTCTGCCGATTCATGCGTTGAAGCTCGGCCTCAGCAATCCCGGCATCTGGTTCGCTGTCTACGCCGCTTGCATCCTGCTCAGCCGCCCCATCGCCGGCCCAATCTCCGATAAAGTCAGCCGGCGCGCGGTCATCATCCCCGGACTGATTTTGAATCTCGCCGGCATCATCTTGCTGGCGTTTTCGACGTCCTCCGATTGGCTCATGGCGGCGGCCATCGTCGGCGGTCTCGGCACCGGCGCGGCGCAGCCGGCATTGATGACACTGGCCGTGGACCAAAGCTCCACCGAACGGCGCGGCCAGTCGCTGGCGCAGTTTCAATTTTTCTACGACCTCGGCATCGGTGTCGGCTCCTTGACCCTCGGCGCGTTACTTGATTTGGTGAATCAAAGTTTTTTCATCATGTATTCAACCACCGCCGCCGTGGCGCTGCTCGGACTATGCATCAGTTGGCGGCAAAAGTAA